The proteins below are encoded in one region of Thermus caldifontis:
- the secA gene encoding preprotein translocase subunit SecA has protein sequence MLGLIRKLFDNNEREIARYYKQVVEPTNRLEPEVERIPDLAAAYGELREKHEKGASLEELLPMAFALTRESAKRYLGMRHFDVQLIGGAVLHEGKIAEMKTGEGKTLVATLAVALNALRGRGIHVVTVNDYLARRDAEWMGPVYRGLGLRVGVIQHSSTLEERRKAYLADVTYVTNSELGFDYLRDNMAIAPDQLVLRHDTPLHYAIIDEVDSILIDEARTPLIISGPAEKATDLYYKMAEIAKKLERGLPAEPGVRKEPTGDYTIEEKNRSVHLTLQGIAKAEKLLGVEGLFSPENMELAHMLIQAIRAKELYHRDRDYIVQDGQVIIVDEFTGRLMPGRRYGEGLHQAIEAKEGVKIERENQTLATITYQNFFRLYEKRAGMTGTAKTEEKEFQEIYGMDVVVVPTNRPMIRKDYPDVVYRTEKGKFYAVVEEIAEKYERGQPVLVGTISIEKSERLSQMLKEPRLYLPRLEMRLELFKKASQKQQGEAWERLRKLLEKPTQLKDEDLAPFEELIPAKGNLRAAWEGLKRAVHTLAVLRQGIPHQVLNAKHHAKEAEIVAQAGRSKTVTIATNMAGRGTDIKLGGNPEYLAAALLEKEGFDRYEWKVELFIKKMVAGQEEEARALAQELGIKPEIQERIRQIREECKADEERVRELGGLFILGTERHESRRIDNQLRGRAGRQGDPGGSRFYVSFDDDLMRLFASDRVIAMLDRMGFDDSEPIEHPMVTRSIERAQKRVEDRNFAVRKQLLQFDDVMARQREVIYAQRRLILLGKDEEVKEAALGMVEETVAGIAENVLNPQVHPEDWDLEALKATLLDTVPQIADFPFEELRTLKPEEGVERLVEAALKAYEAREQELSPPLMRAVERFVILNVVDSAWKEHLHNLDVLRQGIFLRGYGQKDPFQEYKIEATRLFNDMVGFIKGEVAKFLFRLKVEMEPVRPVREAPYVPVPAPKEEARPFGVEKKRPATPPPQPGLSRAERRRLMREEKKRKKE, from the coding sequence ATGCTGGGCCTCATACGGAAGCTTTTTGACAACAACGAACGGGAGATCGCCCGCTACTACAAGCAAGTGGTAGAGCCCACCAACCGGCTGGAGCCGGAGGTGGAGAGGATCCCTGACCTGGCTGCGGCCTATGGGGAACTCAGGGAGAAACACGAAAAGGGGGCAAGCCTGGAGGAGCTTCTTCCCATGGCCTTCGCCCTGACCCGGGAATCCGCCAAGCGCTATTTGGGCATGCGCCACTTTGACGTGCAGCTCATCGGTGGGGCGGTCCTCCACGAGGGCAAGATCGCCGAGATGAAGACCGGGGAGGGGAAGACCCTGGTGGCCACCCTGGCCGTGGCCTTGAACGCCCTAAGGGGTAGGGGTATCCACGTGGTCACGGTGAACGACTACCTGGCCCGGCGCGACGCCGAGTGGATGGGGCCCGTGTACCGGGGCCTGGGCCTCAGGGTGGGGGTGATCCAGCACAGCTCCACCCTGGAGGAGCGCCGCAAGGCGTACCTGGCGGATGTCACCTACGTGACCAACTCCGAGCTGGGCTTTGACTACCTTCGGGACAACATGGCGATAGCCCCGGACCAGCTGGTCCTGCGCCACGACACCCCCTTGCACTACGCCATCATCGACGAGGTGGACTCCATCCTCATCGACGAGGCCCGCACCCCCCTCATCATCTCCGGCCCGGCGGAGAAGGCCACCGACCTCTACTACAAGATGGCGGAGATCGCCAAGAAGCTGGAAAGGGGCCTGCCCGCCGAGCCCGGGGTGCGCAAGGAGCCCACGGGGGACTACACCATTGAGGAGAAGAACCGCTCCGTGCACCTCACCCTCCAGGGCATCGCCAAGGCGGAAAAGCTCCTGGGGGTGGAAGGGCTTTTCAGCCCGGAGAACATGGAGCTGGCCCACATGCTGATCCAGGCCATCCGGGCCAAGGAGCTCTACCACCGGGACCGGGACTACATCGTCCAAGACGGCCAGGTCATCATCGTGGACGAGTTCACGGGCCGGCTCATGCCGGGGCGCCGCTACGGGGAGGGCCTCCACCAGGCCATCGAGGCCAAGGAGGGGGTCAAGATTGAGCGGGAGAACCAGACCCTGGCCACCATCACCTACCAGAACTTCTTCCGCCTCTACGAGAAGCGGGCGGGCATGACCGGTACCGCCAAGACCGAGGAGAAGGAGTTCCAGGAGATCTACGGCATGGACGTGGTGGTGGTGCCCACCAACCGCCCCATGATCCGCAAGGACTACCCCGACGTGGTCTACCGCACGGAAAAGGGCAAGTTCTATGCGGTGGTGGAGGAGATCGCTGAGAAGTACGAAAGGGGCCAGCCCGTCCTGGTGGGCACCATCAGCATCGAGAAGTCGGAAAGGCTTTCCCAGATGCTAAAGGAACCCCGCCTCTATCTGCCCCGGCTGGAGATGCGCCTGGAGCTCTTTAAGAAGGCCAGCCAGAAGCAGCAAGGGGAGGCGTGGGAGCGCCTGAGGAAGCTCTTGGAAAAACCCACCCAGCTCAAGGATGAGGACCTGGCCCCTTTTGAAGAGCTCATCCCCGCCAAAGGCAACCTGAGGGCTGCTTGGGAAGGTCTGAAGCGGGCGGTGCACACCCTGGCCGTGTTGCGCCAAGGTATCCCCCACCAGGTGCTCAACGCCAAGCACCACGCCAAGGAGGCGGAGATCGTAGCCCAGGCGGGCCGGAGCAAGACGGTCACCATCGCCACCAACATGGCAGGCCGGGGTACGGACATCAAGCTGGGCGGGAACCCCGAGTACCTGGCGGCGGCCCTTCTGGAGAAGGAGGGCTTTGACCGCTACGAGTGGAAGGTGGAGCTCTTCATCAAGAAGATGGTGGCGGGCCAGGAGGAGGAGGCCCGGGCTTTGGCCCAGGAGCTGGGGATCAAGCCCGAGATCCAGGAAAGGATCCGCCAGATCCGGGAAGAGTGCAAGGCGGACGAGGAGAGGGTGCGAGAGTTGGGAGGGCTTTTCATCCTGGGCACGGAGCGGCACGAGTCCCGCCGCATCGACAACCAGCTCCGGGGCCGCGCCGGGCGCCAGGGGGACCCGGGGGGAAGCCGCTTCTATGTGAGCTTTGACGACGACCTCATGCGCCTCTTCGCCTCGGACCGGGTCATCGCCATGCTGGACCGCATGGGCTTTGACGACTCCGAGCCCATAGAACACCCCATGGTGACCCGTTCCATTGAGCGGGCCCAGAAGCGGGTGGAGGACCGGAACTTCGCCGTCCGCAAGCAGCTTTTGCAGTTTGACGACGTGATGGCCCGCCAGCGGGAGGTGATCTACGCCCAGCGCCGCCTGATCCTTCTGGGGAAGGACGAGGAGGTGAAGGAGGCCGCTTTGGGCATGGTGGAGGAGACGGTGGCGGGGATAGCGGAAAACGTCCTCAACCCCCAGGTGCACCCGGAGGACTGGGACCTCGAGGCCCTCAAGGCCACCCTCCTGGACACCGTGCCCCAGATTGCGGACTTCCCCTTTGAGGAGCTTCGCACCCTAAAGCCGGAAGAGGGCGTGGAGCGCCTGGTGGAGGCGGCCCTAAAGGCCTACGAGGCCAGGGAGCAGGAGCTTTCCCCACCCCTCATGCGGGCGGTGGAGCGCTTCGTGATCCTCAACGTGGTGGACTCCGCCTGGAAAGAGCACCTGCACAACCTGGATGTGCTCCGGCAGGGTATCTTCCTACGGGGGTACGGGCAGAAGGACCCCTTCCAGGAGTACAAGATCGAGGCCACCCGGCTTTTCAACGACATGGTGGGCTTCATCAAGGGGGAGGTGGCCAAGTTCCTCTTCCGGCTCAAGGTGGAGATGGAGCCCGTGCGCCCGGTGCGGGAGGCCCCCTACGTGCCGGTTCCGGCGCCTAAGGAGGAGGCCAGGCCCTTTGGCGTGGAGAAGAAGCGCCCTGCCACCCCGCCTCCCCAGCCCGGGCTTTCCCGGGCTGAGCGAAGGCGGCTGATGCGGGAGGAGAAGAAGCGCAAGAAGGAGTAG